One genomic window of Ictalurus punctatus breed USDA103 chromosome 23, Coco_2.0, whole genome shotgun sequence includes the following:
- the LOC108256624 gene encoding sulfotransferase 2B1 has protein sequence MFSIMMSQSDVYMDYHGVLLPKRGYDAKSLNYFESFQVQDDDIFVITYPKSGTTWMQEILPLVLSGGDLTPVLTLQSYERVPWLEEGRAAQVVAKMSAPRPFISHMPYHLMPATFFSSKAKVIYVTRNPKDVVVSHFYFHQMASFLHDPGTFEEFTDGFLAGNVMFGKWTDHVKSWKNPDLGNRILYITYEEMIQDLRGIIGRILCFLNRQLSEDALNRVIEQCQFKTMKQNKMSNYSMVAPEIMNGSKSPFLRKGIVGDWKNHFSPELEAKFNAFISEELKGTSITFPWNEEHKCYS, from the exons ATGTTCAGTATCATGATGTCCCAAAGCGACGTGTACATGGATTATCATGGGGTTCTTCTTCCAAAACGCGGTTACGATGCGAAGAGTTTGAACTATTTTGAGTCCTTCCAGGTTCAGGATGATGATATTTTTGTAATTACATATCCCAAATCTG gtACAACATGGATGCAGGAAATACTTCCTCTGGTGCTGAGTGGAGGAGATCTTACTCCCGTGCTTACCCTTCAAAGCTATGAGAGAGTTCCATGGCTCGAGGAAGGACGTGCTGCTCAAGTTGTAGCCAAGATGAGTGCTCCACGGCCGTTTATATCTCATATGCCTTACCACCTGATGCCAGCCACCTTCTTCTCTTCTAAGGCTAAg GTCATTTATGTTACAAGAAACCCAAAGGATGTTGTGGTTTCCCATTTTTATTTCCACCAAATGGCCAGCTTTCTGCATGATCCAGGAACCTTTGAAGAATTTACTGACGGCTTCCTAGCAGGGAATG TGATGTTTGGAAAGTGGACCGACCATGTGAAGAGCTGGAAAAACCCAGATTTAGGAAACAGAATTCTCTACATCACGTATGAGGAGATGATTCAG GATCTTCGTGGCATCATCGGACGCATTTTATGCTTCCTTAATCGGCAGCTGAGTGAAGATGCTCTGAATCGTGTGATTGAACAGTGTCAGTTCAAAACcatgaagcaaaacaaaatgtcCAATTACTCAATGGTGGCACCGGAAATAATGAACGGCAGCAAGTCACCATTCCTTAGAAAAG GAATTGTTGGTGATTGGAAGAATCACTTCAGCCCTGAGTTGGAGGCCAAATttaatgcattcatttctgAAGAACTGAAGGGAACTAGCATTACATTTCCCTGGAATGAGGAACACAAATGCTATTCATAA